Proteins from a genomic interval of Zingiber officinale cultivar Zhangliang chromosome 1B, Zo_v1.1, whole genome shotgun sequence:
- the LOC122038550 gene encoding non-classical arabinogalactan protein 31-like, producing the protein MVSVVAISTVERSDGARQLEEVKVMYIRGQVLCQECSSAIWKEWIHGKPMKGAKVAVTCLDSRQQTVYHVSATTDSKGEFHLPVSVSAGGKAMRPAEDCTVGLVSSPDTTCDIMTEFGGGKGGVKPGHVWEQLVAAEYTVGPFFFAPRLCEQPTMAAVDFD; encoded by the exons ATGGTTTCTGTGGTAGCCATTTCCACTGTGGAACGCTCGGATGGTGCACGGCAGTTGGAGGAAGTTAAGGTGATGTACATTCGTGGCCAGGTCCTTTGTCAGGAATGCTCCAGCGCAATCTGGAAGGAATGGATTCATGGGAAACCCATGAAAG GTGCGAAGGTGGCGGTGACATGCCTCGACTCGCGCCAACAAACGGTCTACCACGTGAGCGCCACGACCGACAGCAAGGGAGAGTTCCACCTGCCAGTGAGCGTGTCGGCCGGCGGGAAGGCGATGAGGCCTGCAGAGGACTGCACGGTGGGCTTGGTATCGTCGCCGGACACAACCTGTGATATCATGACCGAATTTGGCGGCGGAAAGGGCGGGGTGAAGCCAGGCCATGTGTGGGAGCAGCTCGTCGCGGCAGAGTACACCGTGGGTCCTTTCTTCTTCGCGCCACGCTTGTGCGAGCAACCAACGATGGCCGCGGTAGACTTCGACTGA